One window from the genome of Cryptomeria japonica chromosome 6, Sugi_1.0, whole genome shotgun sequence encodes:
- the LOC131062599 gene encoding two-component response regulator-like APRR9 translates to MAIHNYMFFNPQTLFQDISAPDGRAFMDPEKELLDDYLAGSVAIPEFDFGEVELLEDPLHLPLLMPLPSPLPCAEQVMKDEGVVFEADSLSNLHFVPPPPTLLQSREDAQRLVMSQGLAHLGFTEKASGNGGREKGGYLGNSLHAHPLEIEGSALSLRRRIYGTGDIQARDCIKMGLGGGAPLTCDHSSFEEARYKVGRYTVEERKQRIYRYKMKRNERNFNKKIKYACRKTLADSRPRVRGRFARNEVGDNSSRAKQHHVYEDVDEMLKAVGEMYVCGSSGHNYLHGFE, encoded by the exons ATGGCGATACACAATTATATGTTTTTTAATCCCCAGACTCTCTTTCAGGACATTAGTGCACCCGACGGTCGAGCTTTCATGGACCCTGAGAAGGAATTGCTGGAT GATTACTTGGCAGGAAGCGTGGCAATTCCAGAATTCGATTTTGGGGAGGTGGAGCTGCTTGAGGATCCCCTGCATCTGCCGCTGCTTATGCCATTGCCATCTCCATTGCCTTGTGCAGAGCAAGTGATGAAGGATGAGGGAGTTGTGTTTGAAGCTGATTCCCTCTCTAATCTCCACTTCGTCCCACCTCCTCCTACTCTGCTGCAGTCAAGAGAGGACGCACAGAGGTTGGTAATGTCACAAGGCCTTGCCCATTTGGGGTTTACCGAGAAAGCCTCAGGGAATGGGGGAAGAGAGAAAGGTGGGTATCTGGGTAATAGCTTACATGCCCATCCGCTTGAAATTGAAGGCTCTGCGCTCAGTCTCCGTCGTCGAATATATGGTACAGGAGATATTCAG GCGAGAGATTGCATTAAAATGGGTCTTGGAGGTGGCGCTCCACTGACATGTGATCATTCGAGTTTTGAGGAGGCGAGGTATAAGGTGGGGCGTTATACTGTGGAAGAGAGAAAACAGCGTATCTACAGATACAAGATGAAGCGAAATGAGAGGAATTTCAATAAAAAGATTAAG TATGCATGTCGGAAAACCTTGGCTGATAGTAGACCCCGTGTTAGAGGGAgatttgcaagaaatgaagttgGAGATAACTCTTCAAGGGCTAAGCAACATCACGTTTATGAAGATGTTGATGAAATG TTAAAAGCTGTAGGAGAGATGTATGTTTGTGGAAGCAGTGGTCATAACTACTTGCATGGATTTGAATGA